In a single window of the Alteriqipengyuania lutimaris genome:
- a CDS encoding M28 family peptidase produces the protein MAAGPPNRTMQAGAITRSALAGLSALLLLGGCVTAPPPVARGPSLDEVEATLARDITQLSDDSFAGRKPGAPGGEKTQGWLIDRFAAIGLEPAVGEGDWTQDFTLVRRTPEGASVQVTRGERSTTLGEGVVAAHEGFAQVDLADLPLVGIDPELEALAPNSMANRALVLSASDLPRHRAQVDGANAKAVVITTADATEFERTKGLFARGRWHLESDRSGAAYLLLSPEDSTRLMARIGANADRSPDGLGVISYDTILDAAIRQQTERIETANIVGRARGTVDDAGAVLILAHWDHLGEACASPDSPDRLCNGAVDNASGIAVMLESVRLALAEGPLDRDLIVLATSAEELGLLGAEAFAADPVVPLPTIVAGFNLDTVAIAPRGTPVVVLGAGETPLDYGISEVARIRGREVVASDFQDQFLRRQDGWVFLREGVPTVLVGSALADKEAFESFMGEDYHRPTDDTADPIELGGAAEDTLLHAALLRYFGSLRTYPGAR, from the coding sequence ATGGCGGCTGGACCGCCGAATAGGACCATGCAGGCAGGGGCGATCACGCGATCCGCTCTGGCGGGACTTTCGGCACTGCTGCTGCTGGGCGGGTGCGTCACTGCGCCGCCGCCCGTCGCGCGCGGCCCCTCGCTCGACGAGGTCGAGGCGACTCTCGCGCGCGATATCACGCAATTGTCGGACGACAGTTTCGCAGGCCGCAAGCCCGGCGCCCCCGGCGGCGAGAAGACGCAAGGCTGGCTGATCGATCGCTTCGCCGCGATCGGGCTGGAGCCGGCGGTGGGCGAAGGCGACTGGACGCAGGACTTCACGCTCGTCCGGCGAACGCCCGAGGGTGCGAGCGTGCAGGTGACGCGCGGCGAGCGTTCGACCACGCTCGGCGAAGGCGTGGTCGCGGCGCACGAGGGGTTCGCGCAGGTCGATCTCGCCGACCTTCCGCTGGTCGGCATCGATCCCGAACTGGAAGCGCTCGCCCCCAATTCGATGGCCAACCGCGCGCTGGTCCTCTCCGCGAGCGACCTGCCGCGCCATCGCGCGCAGGTCGACGGGGCGAATGCGAAGGCGGTCGTCATCACCACCGCCGACGCGACCGAGTTCGAGCGGACGAAGGGCCTGTTCGCGCGCGGGCGCTGGCACCTCGAAAGCGACCGGAGCGGGGCGGCCTATCTTCTCCTGTCCCCCGAGGACAGCACGCGGCTGATGGCGCGGATCGGTGCGAATGCGGATCGCAGCCCGGACGGGCTCGGCGTCATTTCCTACGACACCATTCTTGACGCGGCGATACGGCAGCAGACCGAACGGATCGAAACCGCGAACATCGTCGGCCGCGCGCGCGGCACGGTGGACGATGCGGGCGCGGTGCTCATCCTCGCGCATTGGGACCATCTGGGCGAGGCCTGCGCATCGCCGGATTCGCCCGACCGGCTGTGCAACGGCGCGGTCGACAATGCGAGCGGGATCGCGGTGATGCTGGAATCGGTGCGGCTGGCCCTCGCCGAAGGTCCGCTCGATCGCGATCTGATCGTGCTCGCGACCAGCGCCGAGGAACTGGGGCTGCTGGGCGCCGAAGCCTTCGCGGCCGATCCCGTGGTGCCGCTGCCCACGATCGTGGCGGGCTTCAATCTCGATACGGTGGCCATCGCCCCGCGCGGCACGCCGGTGGTCGTTCTGGGGGCAGGGGAAACCCCGCTCGACTACGGCATTTCGGAAGTGGCGCGCATCCGGGGGCGCGAAGTTGTCGCATCCGATTTCCAGGACCAGTTCCTGCGCCGGCAGGACGGCTGGGTCTTCCTGCGCGAGGGCGTGCCCACCGTGCTGGTCGGCAGCGCCCTGGCCGACAAGGAGGCCTTCGAGTCGTTCATGGGCGAGGATTACCACCGGCCGACCGACGACACGGCAGACCCGATCGAACTTGGCGGCGCGGCGGAAGACACGCTGCTGCACGCGGCGCTCTTGCGTTATTTCGGCAGCTTGCGGACCTATCCTGGCGCGCGCTGA
- a CDS encoding 3-hydroxybutyrate dehydrogenase, whose protein sequence is MFLDGKKALVTGSTSGIGLAVARALHAEGATIVLNGFGDADEIAGLCDELGGAEYSDSDLTDVAAIESMMKDAGGIDILVNNAGMQHVSPVDEFPPEKWDQIIALNLSAAFHTIRLAVPHMKQRGWGRIINTASAHSLVASPYKAAYVAAKHGIAGLTKTVALELADCGVTANCISPGYVWTPLVENQIPDTMKARGMSREEVIDQVLLARQPTKKFVQPEDIGEMAVFLCRDSMGNVNGANWSVDGGWTAE, encoded by the coding sequence ATGTTCCTCGACGGCAAGAAGGCACTTGTGACCGGCTCCACTTCGGGCATCGGCCTGGCGGTGGCGCGCGCGCTGCATGCCGAGGGCGCGACAATCGTGCTCAACGGCTTCGGCGACGCGGACGAGATCGCAGGGCTGTGCGATGAACTGGGCGGCGCGGAATATTCGGACAGCGACCTGACCGATGTCGCCGCGATCGAATCCATGATGAAGGATGCGGGCGGGATCGACATCCTTGTCAACAATGCCGGGATGCAGCATGTCAGCCCGGTCGACGAATTCCCGCCCGAAAAGTGGGATCAGATCATCGCGCTCAATCTTTCGGCCGCGTTCCACACGATCCGGCTGGCGGTGCCGCACATGAAGCAGCGCGGCTGGGGCCGGATCATCAACACCGCCAGCGCGCACTCGCTGGTCGCCTCGCCTTACAAGGCCGCCTACGTGGCGGCGAAGCACGGGATCGCGGGCCTGACCAAGACGGTGGCGCTGGAACTGGCCGACTGCGGCGTAACCGCGAACTGCATCAGCCCCGGCTATGTCTGGACGCCGCTGGTCGAGAACCAGATCCCCGACACGATGAAGGCGCGCGGGATGAGCCGGGAGGAAGTGATCGACCAGGTCCTGCTCGCCAGGCAGCCGACCAAGAAGTTCGTCCAGCCCGAGGATATCGGCGAGATGGCGGTGTTCCTCTGCCGCGATTCGATGGGCAATGTGAACGGCGCCAACTGGAGCGTCGATGGCGGCTGGACCGCCGAATAG